A window from Bufo bufo chromosome 1, aBufBuf1.1, whole genome shotgun sequence encodes these proteins:
- the LOC120986601 gene encoding zona pellucida sperm-binding protein 3-like, which yields MLLEIRWSWLLVVLIYGSGFSSALVRHRRQPDTRWRNYQPGWGSSRTVSAVGSPRRNPLPPVSGIGSLRGSGPVSGWGRMYPGVGFQSRQLTQPPPIMLNPSSPVSVQCAEDSMVVTVDRDFYGNGRLVNPSDLVLGTCTASSQTSVTTVVFQIALQECGSNLEMTSDILIYKINLSYNPTTSPNVPIIRSNPAVVPIWCYYPRFGNVSSNAIKPTWAPYSTTVSSEERLSFSLTLMTEDWSAPRQSLVYQLGEIFYIEAFVDIENHVPMMLFVDSCVASLTPDETSNPHYDIIAYNGCLIDGMLGDSSSAFGSPRPEANKLRFSVDAFRFINSDLSMIYITCHLRAADINQTPDPMNKACSYNKATSSWSPVEGPSVNCQCCNTGNCATVGSRRTAWGPQPARSRGVGKRDVGSHLEKYTLARLGPLLVTGSKPNQVSKEGISQASRMGVEEPLQLWVLVAMGSITSVVVAVTLIVAAKCLLKKLSHK from the exons ATGTTGTTAGAGATTAGGTGGAGTTGGCTGCTTGTGGTTCTCATCTATGGGTCAGGCTTTAGCAGTGCCTTGGTTAGACATCGGCGCCAGCCAGACACTCGGTGGAGGAATTATCAGCCTGGATGGGGATCTTCTAGAACTGTATCTGCAGTAGGTTCTCCTAGGAGAAATCCTTTGCCTCCAGTTTCTGGTATTGGGTCTCTAAGAGGTTCTGGTCCTGTGTCTGGATGGGGTCGCATGTATCCTGGAGTAGGTTTTCAGTCCCGACAGCTTACACAGCCCCCACCGATTATGCTGAACCCATCGTCCCCTGTCAGTGTGCAGTGTGCTGAGGACAGTATGGTGGTGACTGTAGACAGAGACTTCTATGGTAATGGTAGGCTGGTGAATCCTTCAGACCTGGTCCTCGGGACCTGCACAGCTAGCTCTCAGACTTCAGTTACCACTGTAGTCTTTCAAATTGCTCTTCAAGAATGTGGAAGCAACCTAGAG ATGACTTCAGATATACTTATCTACAAGATCAACTTGTCTTACAACCCCACCACCTCCCCCAATGTGCCCATCATCAGGTCCAATCCTGCAGTGGTTCCCATCTGGTGTTACTACCCACG ATTTGGCAATGTAAGCAGCAATGCCATCAAGCCAACATGGGCTCCCTACAGCACCACAGTGAGCTCAGAAGAAAGGTTGTCTTTCTCCTTGACTCTCATGACTG AGGACTGGAGTGCTCCTCGTCAATCACTGGTCTACCAGCTTGGTGAGATCTTCTACATAGAGGCCTTTGTGGACATAGAGAACCACGTCCCGATGATGCTGTTTGTTGATAGCTGTGTTGCCAGCCTTACTCCAGATGAGACCTCTAATCCTCACTATGACATTATTGCTTATAATGG GTGCTTGATCGATGGGATGCTAGGAGATTCCTCTTCAGCCTTTGGTTCTCCAAGACCTGAAGCTAATAAGCTTCGATTCTCAGTTGATGCCTTCAGGttcattaacagtgacctttctATG ATCTACATAACCTGTCACCTGAGAGCTGCTGACATCAACCAGACCCCTGATCCAATGAACAAGGCCTGCTCCTACAACAAGGCTACCAGCAG TTGGTCACCTGTGGAAGGCCCCAGTGTGAACTGCCAGTGCTGCAACACTGGGAACTGTGCTACAGTTGGCAGCCGGAGAACAGCATGGGGCCCACAACCTGCCAGGTCAAGAGGAGTTGGGAAGAGAGATGTTG GTTCTCATCTAGAGAAATACACTCTGGCCAGACTGGGCCCTCTTCTAGTGACTGGATCTAAGCCTAACCAGGTCTCCAAAGAAGGAATTTCCCAAGCTTCCAGAATGGGTGTAGAAGAACCTCTGCAGTTGTGGGTGCTGGTGGCCATGGGCTCAATCACTTCAGTAGTTGTTGCTGTGACTCTTATTGTGGCTGCAAAATGTCTTTTAAAAAAACTGTCTCACAAATAG